A genomic segment from Spinacia oleracea cultivar Varoflay chromosome 3, BTI_SOV_V1, whole genome shotgun sequence encodes:
- the LOC110802627 gene encoding peroxidase 16 produces the protein MFTREKPAGMKMEERKIICSVLVIIMIAIKGGEAQLSENFYTTSCPRLQNIVKQAVTKKYGQTFVTAQATLRLFFHDCFVQGCDASVMIFSPNGGAEKDSPDDLSLAGDGFDTIIKAKQAVEAVCPGVVSCADILALATRDVIGLTGGPSFSVELGRRDGLRSKASDVSGNLPEPEFKLNQLLNMFAKHGLTQTDLVALSGAHTLGAAHCSKFSKRIYNFSPSNPIDPTMNPIYALQLKQQCPPNVNPNIVVNMDSLTPRTFDNLYYQDLIAGRGMFTSDQDLFTNPASRPTVIDFANNPGNFNSAFITAMRKLGRVGVKTGNQGEIRRNCAAFNS, from the exons ATGTTTACAAGAGAGAAACCAGCAGGAATGAAAATGGAAGAAAGGAAAATAATCTGCTCAGTTTTGGTGATCATTATGATTGCTATTAAGGGAGGAGAAGCTCAACTTTCCGAAAATTTCTACACAACTTCTTGCCCTCGTCTCCAAAATATAGTCAAACAGGCTGTTACTAAGAAATACGGTCAGACTTTTGTAACAGCTCAGGCTACTCTTCGTTTGTTTTTCCATGACTGCTTTGTTCAG GGATGTGATGCTTCAGTCATGATATTCTCACCAAACGGCGGTGCTGAGAAGGATTCACCGGATGATCTGTCGTTAGCAGGAGACGGATTTGACACGATTATAAAGGCGAAGCAAGCAGTTGAAGCTGTTTGTCCTGGTGTAGTCTCTTGTGCTGACATATTGGCTCTTGCCACCAGAGATGTTATAGGCCTG ACTGGAGGCCCTTCATTCAGTGTAGAACTTGGACGTCGAGATGGGTTGAGGTCTAAAGCTTCAGATGTCTCGGGAAATCTACCAGAACCAGAATTCAAGTTAAACCAGCTACTTAACATGTTTGCAAAGCATGGTCTAACACAAACTGATCTAGTCGCGTTGTCAGGAGCTCATACCTTAGGTGCAGCACATTGCTCCAAATTTTCAAAACGTATCTATAATTTCTCTCCATCTAACCCAATTGATCCTACCATGAATCCTATATATGCCCTACAGTTGAAGCAACAATGCCCGCCAAATGTAAACCCAAACATTGTTGTCAACATGGACTCTTTAACCCCAAGGACATTCGACAATTTGTATTATCAGGACTTAATTGCAGGAAGGGGGATGTTTACCTCAGATCAAGATCTTTTTACTAACCCTGCTTCTAGACCAACTGTTATTGATTTTGCCAATAATCCTGGCAACTTTAACTCAGCTTTCATAACTGCCATGAGAAAGCTTGGTAGAGTTGGGGTTAAAACTGGTAATCAGGGTGAAATCAGGAGGAACTGTGCAGCCTTCAACTCATGA